From Algoriphagus sp. NG3, the proteins below share one genomic window:
- the trxA gene encoding thioredoxin has translation MSKAIEITDANFEEIIKSEQPILVDFWAEWCGPCKMIGPVVEELAGDYDGKAVVGKVDVDANPAVAQAFGIRSIPTLLFFKGGEIVDKQVGAVPKSVLSQKLDAQL, from the coding sequence ATGTCAAAAGCAATCGAAATTACTGACGCAAACTTTGAAGAAATCATCAAATCCGAACAGCCAATCCTAGTGGACTTCTGGGCTGAATGGTGCGGGCCTTGTAAAATGATCGGCCCAGTAGTTGAAGAACTAGCTGGAGATTATGATGGAAAAGCTGTTGTAGGCAAAGTGGATGTAGATGCGAATCCTGCGGTTGCTCAAGCCTTCGGAATCAGATCTATCCCAACACTTCTTTTCTTCAAAGGCGGTGAAATTGTAGATAAGCAAGTTGGAGCAGTTCCAAAATCGGTATTATCACAAAAATTGGACGCACAACTTTAA